The genomic segment GGGCTCCAGGCGTCGAAGGAGCGCCTCCCCGCGTGGCCGTCTTCGACCCGCCACCTGGTCCGACGCAGATGGCTCCTCCTGGTGGCGGCGGCATGCTGGGGCGTGTCCGCGCCGGCGACCAAGTACGCCCTGGCGGAGTTCTCGGTGGCGGACTTGCTGGTGATCCAACTAGCCGCGGGCGCCCTCACGTTGTGGATCATCACCCTCGTGCGAGGGTATCGGCCGGTGCGGCAGTTGCGCCGGGTGGCGATCTTGGCATTGGTCGAACCGGCTGGCAGCTGCGCCCTGTTCGGGGCGGGACTGCTTTACAGCAGTGCGAGCGCTGGATCGATCGTCGCCAATGTCGAGGGGGTGGTGGTCGCTCTGGCCGGGGCACTCTTTCTCAGGGAGCGTCTACGGCCGCTGGGGTGGATCGGGCTGAGCGTCAGCATCGTGGGCGTCTGGCTGCTGGACGGGGCCACGACCTCCTGGGGAGATCGCATCGGCACGCTGCTGATCTTGGCGTCCGTGGTGTGCGCGGCCATCTACTCGGTGCTGGCGGCCAGGGTGCTGCGTCACGACTCCAGTCCCGCTGATCCGATAACCACAACCGCCTGGCAGTTCACGATCGCCCTGATGGCGATCGTGCCGGTGGCCGGTGGCATCTCGCTGTATCACCCCTCGCTGGGTGAGCCGCTGGCTCTGCACTGGGCTGCCGCCATCGGCAGTGGTGTGGTCGGCCTGGCGCTGCCGTTCGCCGCCTACAACTACGCCATCGCCGTCATACCGGTGGGCGAGGCGGCGCTATTGCTGCAGGCCACGCCGCTGGCTGGGGTGGCCGTTTCGGTCGTCGTGCTGGGGGAGCAGATGGCTCCCACTCAGATGGTCGGTGCGTGCGTTGTCGTCGTCGGCGTGGCGCTGGCCGGTGGCGCCTTCACCTCTGAACGCGGGCGGCGCCTTTTACCCGCAGGCCGGCCGGTCTCTGATGTTCGTGAGCTTCAGCCGCCCTGATGTCCGGGCGTACCCATCGCTTACCACCGCGTTGGCCCAAGCACCCCAAGATTGCTAGGCCATTCGATCATGTCCCTGCATCGTCAAGGAATCCACGTGTCTATATCTCAGAACGTCATCAGGCAGGCCGATTGCGGACTCGCCCCAGGGCCGTCTCTGGCATCTGTTCAGCATGCCGAGCCGTCAGCGTCACCCATCATCCGCGGCCGTCATGTGGTGGCCACCATGTATGGCGTGCCATTCGACGTGCTCAACAATACGGAATTGCTGTGGACCGCGCTGACTGACGCCGTCCTCGCAGCAGGAGCGACCATCATGACCGGGGCGGCGCACCACTTCACGCCATTCGGGGTCACTGGGCTGGTGCTGGGCGAGTCGCATGCCTCCATCCACACCTGGCCGCAGAGGGGGATCGCGATGGTCGATTTCTTCACCTGCGGCCCTGTCGCCGACCCGCAGGTGGCGCTGGCGTACCTGCAGCAGGTGCTGGCGCCCACTCACATCGAGTCCGCGATGATGATTCGGGACGTCGTCGATGCGCCTTTCTCGGCTCCTCGCCCCGCCCCGCAGACAGCGGTATTCCACGTGGCCCCGGCCTAAGCACCGGCTACTGCGGCTGCCTCCCACATCCCTCGCCCTCAGAAAGGCGTGCGGTATTTCATGTCGCTGACGCGTGGTATCTGTCTCCTCGCCGCTTTTGTTTCCAGGACCGAACTCTGCCCGGAGGCGACGTGACGGCGGCCTGGTGGTTTTTGACGGGGGCCATCGTGGTGGAGGTCGCATCCACGAGCGCGCTCAAGATCGCTTCTGATGGAGGAGGCGCGCCGGGCTGGTACGTGGTGCCGTCCCTGGTCGGGCTGGTGATTTCCTATCTGCTGATGAGCCAATCGATGAGCATGGGTCTGAAAATCAGTGTTGCCTATGCTGTTTGGTCCGGTCTGGGCACCGCGGCGATCGCTGTCATCGGTGCCGCCTTTTTCGGTGAAAGCTTGACGCCCGTCAAGATTGTTTCCATCGCCGTGATCATCGCGGGGGTGGTTGGACTCAACCTCGCCCCCCAGCAGCGCCCCATCGCCGCTCCGGCCGGCTCGGGCGCAGCCCTCGTCGTGGACGCAACCAGCAGAGCGTCCACCGATCTGGTCAATGCGCTCGGTGACCTCAGTGCGGCGCTGCGAACAGCGGATCCTTCATCTTCGCGCTCACCGGAGACTGCCTTACGCAACCACGGCCGGCAGATGCATCGTGCCCGAGCTGGCCGATGATGAGACGTTCTGGTCTGGCGCTGACGGTGAGCATCACCGGCCAGGGCGCCGTGCTGGGTGATGTCGTGGCCATCACGCAAGGGCTGCCGCGCATGATCGCTGAACTGCAGCCCGCCCAGGAGTTCCAGCTGGCCGCATCCTGGATCGGTTTGGCCTATATCGCGGGTTTCGTCGTCATGTTGGC from the Streptosporangium lutulentum genome contains:
- a CDS encoding DMT family transporter → MSGLQASKERLPAWPSSTRHLVRRRWLLLVAAACWGVSAPATKYALAEFSVADLLVIQLAAGALTLWIITLVRGYRPVRQLRRVAILALVEPAGSCALFGAGLLYSSASAGSIVANVEGVVVALAGALFLRERLRPLGWIGLSVSIVGVWLLDGATTSWGDRIGTLLILASVVCAAIYSVLAARVLRHDSSPADPITTTAWQFTIALMAIVPVAGGISLYHPSLGEPLALHWAAAIGSGVVGLALPFAAYNYAIAVIPVGEAALLLQATPLAGVAVSVVVLGEQMAPTQMVGACVVVVGVALAGGAFTSERGRRLLPAGRPVSDVRELQPP
- a CDS encoding DMT family transporter; the protein is MTAAWWFLTGAIVVEVASTSALKIASDGGGAPGWYVVPSLVGLVISYLLMSQSMSMGLKISVAYAVWSGLGTAAIAVIGAAFFGESLTPVKIVSIAVIIAGVVGLNLAPQQRPIAAPAGSGAALVVDATSRASTDLVNALGDLSAALRTADPSSSRSPETALRNHGRQMHRARAGR
- the speD gene encoding adenosylmethionine decarboxylase, whose amino-acid sequence is MSLHRQGIHVSISQNVIRQADCGLAPGPSLASVQHAEPSASPIIRGRHVVATMYGVPFDVLNNTELLWTALTDAVLAAGATIMTGAAHHFTPFGVTGLVLGESHASIHTWPQRGIAMVDFFTCGPVADPQVALAYLQQVLAPTHIESAMMIRDVVDAPFSAPRPAPQTAVFHVAPA